A genomic window from Rhizobium sp. 007 includes:
- a CDS encoding LysR substrate-binding domain-containing protein, whose amino-acid sequence MRRMVFDLDVLRTFATGMELGNFAKAADRLGRSTSAVSAQLKKLEEQAGTPIFRKAGRGLALTEAGETMLAYARRLLDLNDEAAVAVQSVELEGWVRLGLQEDFGENLLPDVLGRFARAHPKVRIEARVVRNAELLERVTTGKLDLALAWSDATLTAHCEKIGEVPMRWIGPAAGEPGWNAASGEPLPLASLEAPCLLRTAATNALDRANIAWRLAFVSPSLGGLWAATAAGLGVTIRTPIGLPAKVRPLKPAELGLPELPSLGLVLHRAEADPDPATARLASILLRAVGEAISDFMPQRVSENA is encoded by the coding sequence ATGCGTAGGATGGTCTTCGACCTCGATGTACTTCGAACCTTCGCGACTGGAATGGAACTCGGGAACTTTGCAAAGGCGGCGGACCGGCTTGGGCGCTCCACCTCGGCCGTCAGCGCACAGCTCAAGAAACTGGAGGAGCAGGCCGGTACGCCGATTTTCCGCAAGGCGGGCCGTGGCCTGGCCTTGACGGAGGCGGGCGAGACGATGCTCGCCTACGCCCGACGGCTGCTCGACCTTAACGACGAAGCGGCAGTGGCCGTCCAAAGCGTCGAGTTGGAAGGCTGGGTGCGGCTTGGCCTACAAGAGGACTTCGGTGAAAATCTGCTTCCCGATGTTCTGGGCCGTTTCGCCCGCGCCCATCCGAAGGTGCGGATCGAGGCGCGAGTCGTCCGCAACGCGGAACTGCTCGAGCGGGTCACAACGGGGAAACTCGATCTGGCGCTCGCTTGGAGCGATGCAACCCTGACCGCCCATTGCGAAAAGATCGGCGAGGTGCCGATGCGCTGGATCGGTCCTGCCGCAGGTGAGCCCGGCTGGAATGCCGCAAGCGGCGAGCCGCTGCCACTCGCCTCGCTGGAGGCGCCCTGTCTCCTGCGAACCGCCGCGACAAATGCGCTGGACAGGGCCAATATTGCCTGGCGGCTTGCCTTCGTCAGCCCCAGCCTCGGCGGGCTGTGGGCTGCGACCGCGGCCGGGTTGGGGGTGACAATACGCACGCCGATCGGCTTGCCGGCAAAGGTCAGGCCGCTGAAGCCCGCGGAACTGGGATTGCCGGAGCTGCCGTCGTTGGGCCTCGTGCTTCACCGCGCGGAAGCTGACCCTGATCCGGCGACGGCACGGCTCGCTTCGATCTTGCTGCGGGCGGTAGGCGAGGCGATCTCGGATTTCATGCCGCAACGGGTATCGGAGAATGCGTAG
- a CDS encoding helix-turn-helix domain-containing protein — translation MIFVPLPFVVALLLFIVQIRLLRQEDWRAPEKRPFLLLIGIYALQSVLIGIRWGYDVLAIMPAQAILAAMIAALAWVSFRSLTLEGPRSFAHLWPHALPAVLIAALLVFWREPVGVALTLIFLGYGAALFWLARHGPDALIASRLDGALLSYRSLLITAAALIAAAVADIYISLDFDRTGGTHGGAIVALGNVITLLVLGGAASIASGGQPAEEQSLETPPTPPLMPTEEDGAVAASLDALMQSREIYRDPELNLNRIARKMSLPARRVSIAVNRIHGVSVSQYVNEFRIRSACDQLIKTDEPVTRVMFDSGFISKSNFNREFLRVTGTSPTDFRRRRIIGMADIADAKVPAFVSR, via the coding sequence ATGATCTTTGTTCCGCTTCCCTTCGTCGTTGCACTGCTGCTCTTCATCGTCCAGATCCGCCTGCTGCGGCAGGAGGACTGGCGTGCGCCGGAAAAGCGGCCGTTCCTGCTTCTCATCGGCATCTACGCGCTGCAGTCCGTGCTGATCGGAATTCGCTGGGGCTACGACGTCCTCGCGATCATGCCGGCACAAGCCATTCTGGCAGCGATGATTGCCGCACTCGCCTGGGTCAGCTTCCGGAGCCTGACGCTGGAAGGGCCGCGCTCATTCGCTCACCTGTGGCCTCATGCCCTTCCAGCGGTTCTGATCGCCGCCCTGCTGGTATTTTGGCGCGAGCCGGTGGGCGTTGCCTTGACCCTCATCTTCCTTGGCTATGGAGCGGCCCTGTTCTGGCTCGCGCGCCATGGCCCGGACGCACTTATCGCATCGCGGCTGGATGGCGCGCTACTTTCCTATCGTTCGCTCCTGATTACCGCAGCGGCGCTCATTGCTGCCGCCGTCGCCGATATCTACATCAGCCTGGACTTCGACCGCACCGGCGGCACACATGGCGGTGCCATCGTGGCGCTCGGCAACGTCATCACGCTCCTCGTTCTCGGGGGTGCTGCGTCCATCGCCAGCGGAGGCCAACCGGCGGAGGAGCAGAGCCTGGAAACACCCCCCACCCCGCCGCTGATGCCGACGGAAGAGGACGGCGCAGTTGCTGCCTCCCTCGATGCACTGATGCAATCCCGCGAGATCTATCGCGATCCCGAGCTCAACCTTAACCGCATTGCGCGAAAGATGAGTCTGCCTGCCCGCCGCGTATCGATTGCCGTCAACCGCATCCACGGCGTCAGCGTCTCGCAATATGTCAATGAGTTCCGCATCCGTTCGGCCTGCGATCAACTGATCAAGACGGATGAACCGGTGACGCGCGTGATGTTCGATTCCGGCTTCATCAGCAAATCGAACTTCAATCGCGAGTTCCTGCGCGTGACCGGCACGAGCCCGACCGACTTCCGGCGCCGGCGCATCATCGGCATGGCTGACATCGCTGATGCGAAAGTGCCGGCTTTTGTGTCACGGTGA
- a CDS encoding threonine/serine dehydratase: MASIEMIVAARARLRGHARRTPLLSSPFLNEIARRHVFVKAECLQHSGSFKFRGGWSAVSGLDPTVRAKGVIAFSSGNHAQGVALAAMLHGIPSVIIMPSDAPALKIDNTRAFGAEVVLYDRANGDRDAIGARFSAERGLTLIRPFDEPLVIAGQGTTGLEIAEQAEEEGVKSAEVLVPCGGGGLTSGIALALEASAPGFTVRPCEPKDFDDTTRSLASGRIERNAAMTGTICDAIMTPEPGKITFPILQRLAGAGIVVTDEEALRAMALAFKRLKIVVEPGGAVALAAALFHGEALESDNVIAVTSGGNVDADIFAAALEKYG; the protein is encoded by the coding sequence ATGGCCAGCATTGAAATGATCGTCGCCGCTCGCGCCCGTCTGCGGGGCCATGCACGGCGAACGCCGCTTCTTTCTTCCCCATTCCTCAACGAGATCGCCCGAAGGCATGTCTTCGTGAAGGCGGAATGTCTGCAGCATTCGGGCTCGTTCAAGTTCCGCGGCGGCTGGTCGGCCGTTTCCGGCCTTGATCCTACAGTGCGTGCGAAAGGCGTTATCGCTTTTTCGTCCGGCAACCACGCGCAGGGCGTCGCCCTTGCCGCAATGCTTCACGGCATTCCCTCCGTTATCATCATGCCGTCCGACGCGCCGGCGCTGAAGATCGACAATACCCGCGCTTTCGGTGCCGAAGTGGTGCTTTACGACCGCGCAAATGGGGATCGCGATGCGATCGGCGCCCGGTTTTCGGCTGAGCGCGGCCTCACTCTGATCAGGCCTTTCGACGAGCCGTTGGTGATTGCCGGCCAGGGCACGACCGGGCTTGAAATTGCCGAACAGGCAGAAGAGGAAGGCGTGAAGTCGGCAGAAGTGCTTGTTCCCTGCGGCGGCGGCGGGCTGACGTCCGGCATCGCGCTGGCGCTCGAAGCAAGTGCGCCGGGCTTCACCGTGCGGCCCTGCGAGCCGAAAGACTTCGACGACACCACGCGTTCACTGGCCTCCGGCAGGATCGAACGCAACGCGGCGATGACGGGCACGATCTGCGATGCGATCATGACACCGGAACCCGGCAAGATCACCTTCCCGATCCTGCAGCGGCTCGCAGGCGCGGGCATTGTCGTCACCGACGAAGAGGCGCTGCGCGCCATGGCACTCGCATTCAAACGGCTGAAGATCGTCGTCGAGCCCGGCGGGGCAGTTGCGCTTGCCGCTGCCCTTTTCCATGGCGAGGCCCTCGAAAGCGACAACGTCATCGCCGTGACCTCAGGCGGCAATGTCGATGCGGATATCTTTGCCGCCGCTCTCGAGAAATACGGCTAA